The Brevibacillus brevis genome contains a region encoding:
- the metH gene encoding methionine synthase — MKPTFREQLSRKILILDGAMGTMLQQANLTADDFGGEAYDGCNELLNLTRPDVIRSIHEKYLEAGADIVETNTFGAASIVLAEYDVPEKDLEINIAAARLAREAVDAYSTEEWPRYVAGAMGPTTKTLSLTGGVTFEELVEAYYRQAKGLIIGGSDVLLLETSQDTLNVKAGGIGIRKAFEELGQELPVMLSGTIEPMGTTLAGQNIEAFYISLEHIKPVSIGLNCATGPEFMRDHLRTLSGIAQCAVSCYPNAGLPDENGHYHETPQGLASKMRAFAEQGWINVAGGCCGTTPAHIQAMAEALKDCKPRSADVEPLSAVSGIEVVYVEDDNRPLLVGERTNVIGSKKFRDLIAAGHYEEASDIARAQVKRGAHVIDICLADPDRDEYEDMEKFLQFIVKKVKAPLMIDSTDAKVMELGLRYSQGKAILNSINLEDGLERFEEVAPLIHKFGAAVVVGTIEEAGMAVTREKKLEVAQRSYDILVNQYGIKPQDIIFDPLVFPVGTGDEQYIGSAKETVEGIRLIKQAMPACKTILGVSNVSFGLPPAGREVLNAVFLYHTTLAGLDYAIVNTEKLERYASIPENERKLAEALLFETNDETLAAFTEFYRQKKKEVRVEVSSLTLEERLARYVVEGSKDGLVEDLKLALDKYTPLEIINGPLMTGMEEVGRLFNGNQLIVAEVLQSAEVMKASVSFLEPFMEKSDAAAKGKILLATVKGDVHDIGKNLVEIILSNNGYNVVNLGIKVPPEQLIAACREEKPDAIGLSGLLVKSAQQMVITAQDLRDAGIDIPMMVGGAALTRKFTSNRIAPEYRGIVLYAKDAMDGLELVNRLQNPEERDRLVEEQQHLLEAVATAQPVVEEKKAPLPARSAISRTVPIHLPPDCERHVLRQYPISHLQPYLNLRMLLGKHLGVRGNVDKLIEAGDEKVLELYGIVEELLNEAKQKGTITTHGVYQFFPAQSDGNDILVYDPKDHSKLLERFSFPRQLEEPHLCLSDFLRPVESKEMDYVGFLTVTAGGGIREKSTELKERGDYLRSHVLQALALELAEAFAERIHHVMRDVWGIPDPVEMTMLERFGARYQGIRVSFGYPACPNLEDQAQLFRLLRPEDIGVQLTEGFMMEPEASVSAMVFAHPEARYFNAGPSIFEV, encoded by the coding sequence ATGAAACCAACTTTTCGCGAACAGCTTTCCCGGAAAATTCTGATTCTGGACGGTGCAATGGGCACCATGCTTCAACAGGCGAACCTGACTGCCGATGATTTCGGCGGTGAAGCCTATGATGGCTGTAATGAACTTCTGAACCTGACAAGACCAGATGTGATCCGTTCGATTCACGAGAAATATTTAGAGGCGGGCGCAGACATCGTCGAGACAAATACGTTTGGTGCTGCTTCCATCGTTTTGGCCGAGTACGATGTGCCGGAGAAAGACCTTGAGATCAATATAGCGGCAGCTCGCTTGGCCAGAGAAGCGGTGGATGCCTATTCCACGGAGGAGTGGCCGCGTTATGTAGCAGGTGCAATGGGACCGACGACCAAAACCCTTTCGTTGACAGGCGGTGTCACTTTCGAAGAACTGGTCGAGGCGTATTATCGTCAGGCAAAAGGTCTGATTATCGGTGGCTCCGATGTTCTTCTTTTGGAAACCTCGCAAGATACGTTGAACGTCAAGGCTGGCGGAATCGGGATTCGCAAAGCTTTTGAAGAGCTTGGGCAGGAGCTCCCCGTGATGCTGTCAGGTACGATTGAGCCGATGGGCACAACGCTGGCGGGCCAAAACATCGAGGCGTTTTACATCTCCTTGGAGCATATAAAGCCAGTCTCTATTGGTCTGAATTGTGCGACAGGACCAGAGTTCATGCGTGATCATCTGCGGACACTGTCTGGAATAGCCCAATGTGCGGTCAGCTGTTATCCGAACGCAGGCTTGCCAGACGAGAACGGCCATTACCATGAAACGCCACAGGGACTCGCTTCGAAAATGCGGGCGTTCGCTGAACAGGGCTGGATAAACGTCGCTGGCGGTTGCTGTGGAACAACACCAGCCCATATTCAAGCGATGGCAGAAGCCTTGAAAGACTGCAAGCCGCGCAGTGCAGATGTAGAACCGCTGAGCGCGGTCTCCGGGATTGAGGTCGTTTACGTCGAAGATGATAATCGTCCCCTGCTGGTAGGGGAGAGGACCAATGTCATCGGTTCCAAAAAATTCCGTGATCTGATTGCAGCTGGTCACTATGAAGAAGCATCTGATATTGCCCGGGCCCAAGTGAAGCGCGGCGCACATGTCATCGATATATGCTTGGCTGACCCCGACCGTGATGAATACGAAGATATGGAAAAATTCCTACAGTTCATCGTGAAAAAAGTAAAAGCGCCCCTCATGATCGACTCGACAGATGCCAAGGTCATGGAGCTGGGACTTCGCTATTCGCAAGGGAAGGCCATTCTCAACTCGATCAACCTGGAAGACGGGTTGGAGCGTTTTGAGGAAGTGGCGCCGCTTATTCACAAATTCGGTGCCGCTGTTGTCGTCGGAACGATCGAGGAAGCGGGTATGGCTGTCACTCGCGAAAAGAAGCTGGAGGTCGCGCAGCGCTCATACGACATTCTCGTCAACCAGTATGGAATTAAGCCACAGGATATTATTTTCGATCCACTCGTCTTTCCAGTAGGGACAGGGGATGAACAATACATTGGCTCTGCAAAGGAAACGGTAGAAGGCATTCGTTTGATCAAACAGGCGATGCCTGCTTGCAAGACGATCCTGGGTGTCAGTAACGTTTCCTTCGGCTTGCCTCCTGCGGGTCGGGAAGTGCTGAATGCGGTCTTCTTGTACCACACCACTCTCGCAGGGCTTGATTACGCCATCGTCAACACGGAAAAGCTGGAGCGCTACGCTTCGATTCCAGAAAACGAGAGAAAGCTGGCAGAAGCCCTACTATTCGAGACAAATGATGAGACATTGGCGGCCTTCACCGAATTTTATCGCCAAAAGAAAAAGGAAGTCCGTGTAGAAGTCTCCTCGTTGACGCTCGAAGAACGCTTGGCTCGTTATGTAGTCGAAGGCTCCAAGGATGGTCTGGTGGAAGACCTGAAGCTGGCTCTGGATAAATACACACCGCTCGAGATCATCAACGGTCCGCTGATGACAGGGATGGAAGAGGTCGGTCGCTTGTTCAACGGCAACCAGCTGATCGTGGCAGAAGTATTGCAAAGCGCGGAAGTTATGAAGGCATCCGTATCGTTTTTAGAGCCATTCATGGAAAAAAGCGATGCCGCTGCCAAGGGGAAAATCTTGCTGGCGACCGTCAAAGGCGATGTGCACGACATCGGAAAAAACCTCGTGGAAATTATTTTGTCAAACAACGGCTACAATGTCGTGAACCTGGGGATCAAGGTACCGCCAGAGCAACTGATTGCCGCATGCAGAGAAGAAAAGCCGGATGCCATCGGTTTGTCTGGACTCTTGGTAAAATCCGCGCAGCAAATGGTCATTACAGCACAAGACCTGCGTGATGCAGGCATTGATATTCCAATGATGGTTGGCGGTGCGGCGTTGACGCGCAAGTTCACATCGAACCGGATCGCACCGGAATACCGCGGAATTGTTTTATACGCAAAAGACGCCATGGATGGTCTGGAGCTCGTGAATCGTCTGCAAAATCCGGAAGAACGTGATCGCTTGGTAGAGGAACAGCAGCATCTGCTGGAAGCAGTCGCAACGGCTCAGCCTGTTGTCGAGGAGAAAAAAGCACCATTGCCAGCGCGCTCAGCCATCAGCAGAACGGTTCCGATCCATCTGCCGCCAGATTGTGAACGACATGTACTGCGACAATACCCGATCAGCCATCTGCAACCGTATTTGAACTTGCGGATGCTCCTCGGGAAACACCTCGGTGTTCGCGGAAATGTAGATAAATTGATCGAGGCAGGCGACGAGAAAGTACTGGAACTGTACGGCATTGTGGAAGAGCTATTAAATGAAGCGAAGCAAAAAGGAACCATTACGACACACGGTGTGTATCAGTTCTTCCCGGCTCAGTCAGATGGCAACGATATTTTGGTCTATGATCCAAAAGACCACAGCAAGCTGCTGGAGCGCTTTTCGTTCCCGCGTCAGCTGGAAGAACCTCATCTTTGCCTGTCCGACTTCTTGCGACCAGTGGAGAGCAAGGAAATGGATTATGTCGGATTCCTGACCGTCACGGCTGGGGGAGGGATACGCGAAAAATCTACAGAGCTCAAAGAGCGTGGTGACTACTTGCGCTCTCATGTCCTCCAAGCTTTGGCATTGGAGCTGGCAGAGGCATTTGCAGAGCGAATTCACCACGTCATGCGAGACGTGTGGGGCATACCGGATCCGGTTGAGATGACGATGCTCGAGCGCTTCGGTGCTAGATATCAGGGCATTCGTGTCTCCTTCGGCTACCCTGCTTGCCCGAACCTGGAGGATCAGGCGCAGTTGTTCCGTCTGTTGCGTCCAGAGGATATCGGCGTTCAGCTGACAGAGGGCTTCATGATGGAGCCAGAAGCTTCCGTATCGGCGATGGTATTTGCTCACCCTGAAGCGCGTTACTTCAACGCAGGTCCATCTATTTTTGAAGTCTAA
- a CDS encoding YjcZ family sporulation protein — MSTSYCGNGFFGDCFAIVLVLFILLVIIGCSCDDC; from the coding sequence ATGAGTACATCTTACTGCGGAAACGGATTCTTCGGTGACTGCTTCGCAATCGTGCTCGTGCTGTTTATCCTGTTGGTAATTATTGGGTGTTCGTGTGACGACTGTTAG
- a CDS encoding YcdB/YcdC domain-containing protein yields MDVDKQMREAVRSASEESVEEVRFTKEMEFRIRGAIAQNKHKNRNRLFMAGSLAACLAVTAVGLHQQGWSPQMPSGKNGTNAVATTATDKKNAEANQSSVKVSPEEAILPLKKAIPALSNMRIRVDRTSHGISDLMLLEGDNARANVAYDIQTGQIESFTINGDRGEQKEGKLPSAKTAENAANAFLQAFLGEGSKSYQYVETQIYTDEYRVKGPWMSVNYQRMENGQPVPFDVLSVGIDEREQIAFFGRLNKSEQAFFTKLTDAMPDLSPSLLLLDKEKNHDGMSFILGKTNKEGHQVSLVIYGNGQALESYRLLNRDEKEAASRKEAEGEKALQQERQFLNKLLGADSDNYRLLDANDPGLYLRYHNELPVLSDEISIITTDSGHVQYFRMEPETFEPSQYPDVSTAVSVEEAIKELSEHMKLRYVQNPRIRPESKQGEKWQPILEYTPAVSFMQRGREDGTEWHIDATNGKIVYGTGDNGLAYDQLNTKEAHPIESPKEYVKVRSKDEAKALLQAEFGIQVDDSTYRESESNSDGRKEYVWNDKNDKYIGVEVLAETGSVVGLGTPRSNTAVTVKREQAEEAALAFLHKYVDPGVKEVQLAQVIQPGEANSVSSGEWEFRYFISKDGIPVQDRAQKAAYSVTVDPSSGKVTMFHNYRETHKVVELPASDQIVSKDKAVEEYLRVMPLKLVYLMKDVDGRKLSQPKLAYVPWSDEKLALKYITLDAVTGKIITK; encoded by the coding sequence ATGGACGTAGATAAGCAAATGCGTGAAGCGGTACGAAGTGCAAGTGAGGAATCGGTGGAGGAAGTGAGGTTTACAAAGGAGATGGAATTCCGGATCAGAGGTGCGATTGCACAGAATAAACACAAGAATCGAAACAGATTATTTATGGCTGGATCGCTGGCTGCGTGCTTGGCGGTAACAGCTGTGGGCTTGCATCAACAAGGTTGGTCTCCACAGATGCCGAGTGGGAAAAATGGAACGAATGCGGTGGCAACAACTGCAACAGATAAAAAGAATGCAGAGGCCAATCAGAGCAGCGTAAAGGTTTCGCCGGAAGAGGCTATTTTACCATTGAAAAAGGCGATTCCAGCTTTGAGCAACATGAGAATAAGAGTGGATCGTACAAGCCATGGAATCAGTGACCTCATGTTACTGGAAGGCGATAATGCTCGTGCCAATGTTGCTTATGATATACAGACAGGACAAATTGAGAGCTTTACAATCAATGGTGATCGGGGAGAACAGAAGGAAGGGAAATTGCCATCAGCCAAGACTGCGGAGAATGCAGCAAACGCATTTTTACAAGCTTTCCTTGGGGAGGGAAGCAAGTCCTATCAGTACGTCGAGACTCAGATCTATACCGACGAGTATAGGGTAAAAGGCCCATGGATGAGCGTGAATTATCAACGTATGGAAAACGGCCAGCCCGTTCCGTTCGACGTATTGTCGGTTGGAATTGACGAACGTGAGCAAATCGCGTTTTTCGGGCGATTGAACAAGAGCGAACAAGCCTTTTTCACCAAGCTGACAGATGCCATGCCCGATTTGAGCCCATCCCTTCTTCTTTTGGATAAAGAAAAGAACCACGATGGCATGTCATTCATCTTGGGGAAAACGAACAAGGAGGGGCATCAGGTTTCTCTTGTGATCTATGGAAATGGTCAAGCACTGGAATCGTATAGGCTTTTGAATAGGGATGAAAAGGAAGCAGCGAGCCGGAAAGAAGCAGAAGGAGAAAAAGCCTTGCAGCAAGAGCGACAGTTCCTGAACAAACTGCTCGGTGCGGATAGTGATAACTATCGGTTATTGGACGCCAACGATCCAGGGTTGTATCTGCGATATCATAACGAACTGCCAGTGTTGTCTGATGAAATTAGCATAATAACAACTGACTCTGGCCACGTCCAATATTTCAGGATGGAGCCCGAAACATTCGAGCCGTCGCAGTACCCGGATGTATCGACTGCTGTGTCAGTAGAGGAAGCCATCAAAGAGCTGAGTGAGCATATGAAGCTTCGATACGTGCAGAACCCGAGAATACGACCAGAATCAAAACAAGGGGAGAAATGGCAACCTATTCTGGAGTACACACCCGCTGTTTCCTTCATGCAAAGAGGACGTGAAGATGGTACGGAGTGGCATATCGACGCGACCAATGGCAAGATTGTGTATGGAACGGGAGATAACGGGCTTGCTTATGATCAGTTGAATACGAAGGAAGCACATCCGATCGAATCTCCAAAGGAATACGTCAAGGTTCGCTCCAAGGATGAGGCAAAAGCACTGCTGCAAGCGGAATTCGGCATACAAGTGGATGACTCGACCTATAGAGAGAGTGAGAGTAACAGTGACGGACGCAAGGAATACGTCTGGAATGATAAAAATGACAAGTATATCGGCGTAGAAGTCCTTGCAGAAACAGGCAGTGTCGTCGGGCTGGGAACACCGCGTTCTAATACAGCAGTGACAGTCAAACGCGAGCAAGCGGAAGAGGCTGCACTCGCCTTTCTGCATAAATACGTCGATCCAGGCGTAAAAGAAGTGCAGTTGGCACAAGTTATACAGCCAGGCGAAGCGAATTCTGTGTCATCGGGCGAATGGGAATTCAGATATTTCATCAGCAAGGATGGCATTCCTGTACAGGATCGTGCGCAAAAAGCGGCTTATTCGGTAACAGTCGATCCGTCTTCTGGCAAAGTGACAATGTTTCACAACTACAGAGAGACACACAAGGTGGTGGAGCTTCCAGCATCCGACCAGATCGTTTCGAAAGACAAGGCTGTTGAAGAGTATTTACGCGTCATGCCTTTGAAGCTGGTCTATTTGATGAAAGATGTGGATGGGCGAAAATTATCTCAACCAAAGCTGGCGTATGTGCCGTGGAGTGACGAAAAGCTGGCGCTTAAATATATTACTCTGGATGCCGTGACAGGCAAGATCATCACCAAATAA
- a CDS encoding sigma-70 family RNA polymerase sigma factor, translated as MNASAKSSEADWTLQLTNEEKLTRLMNDYGDNIVQLAYLIVKDRGIAEDITQEVFLKAYRGLDQFRHQSSVKTWLYRIAINESRKYLRSWSFRQIFSTYLSKEEAPPEKVDKANVESAVIGRMSKVQVAEQVMKLSPLYRKVMVLHYYEDLSIKEIAQVLDISEDAVRTQLSRARKHFKALCEKEGLEWT; from the coding sequence GTGAATGCAAGTGCCAAAAGCAGTGAAGCCGACTGGACGCTGCAACTGACCAACGAAGAAAAGCTGACAAGGCTAATGAACGACTATGGGGATAACATCGTGCAGCTCGCATACCTGATCGTCAAAGATCGGGGAATCGCAGAAGACATTACCCAGGAAGTGTTTCTAAAGGCATATCGGGGGCTAGATCAATTCCGCCATCAGAGCAGTGTGAAAACGTGGCTTTATCGAATCGCGATCAACGAGTCCCGCAAATATTTGCGTTCGTGGTCCTTTCGCCAAATTTTTTCTACATACCTCTCCAAAGAGGAAGCACCGCCGGAAAAAGTAGACAAGGCAAATGTTGAATCGGCAGTCATCGGACGAATGAGCAAGGTACAAGTAGCGGAGCAGGTGATGAAGCTCTCGCCGCTGTACCGAAAAGTCATGGTACTTCATTACTATGAAGATTTGTCGATAAAAGAGATTGCGCAAGTGTTGGATATTTCAGAAGATGCCGTACGAACCCAATTGTCCCGGGCCCGAAAACATTTTAAGGCATTGTGTGAAAAGGAGGGATTGGAATGGACGTAG
- the argS gene encoding arginine--tRNA ligase, whose translation MSYKHQVAEKIAAALSSMGVDTLTKEAVYGMLETPPNPAMGDVAFPCFQLAKALRKAPPMIAAELAGQLFGAPLRESQAVGPYVNLFLDQENVAEQVIGTILTQGSTYGSSSIGQGRKVPIDLSSPNIAKPFSMGHLRSTVIGNAIANIMEKQGYEPVRINHLGDWGTQFGKLIVAYRLWGDEAKVKAEPIKELLSLYVRFHEEVENDPTLEDQGREWFKKLEDGDEEAQHLWKWFRDESLKEFMKIYDLMNVAFDSTHGEAFYNDKMDRVVTLLEEKGLLTESDGAMVVNLDEYNMPPCLIKKSDGATLYATRDLAAALFRHESYDFAKALYVVGNEQRLHFQQLYKVLEKMGYAWSADMHHIPFGMMLKDGKKMSTRKGKVVLLEEVLAQAISDVQKVIEEKNPTLSNKEEVARQVGVGAVIFHDLKNYRLNDVNFSWEEMLTFEGETGPYVQYAHARACSLLRRGGYQPATTANLASGALDSKEAWAVITLLNAFPEVIERAADNFDPSQIGKYVIDLAQTFNKFYANVRILAEEEDVKASRLQLVAAVVAVLKEGLRLLGLAAPEEM comes from the coding sequence ATGAGCTACAAACACCAAGTCGCTGAAAAGATTGCCGCTGCGCTCTCCTCGATGGGCGTAGACACACTGACAAAAGAAGCCGTATACGGCATGCTGGAAACACCACCAAACCCTGCAATGGGCGATGTGGCTTTCCCTTGCTTCCAATTGGCAAAAGCATTGCGCAAAGCCCCACCGATGATCGCAGCTGAGCTGGCTGGACAGCTCTTTGGTGCACCCTTGCGCGAATCGCAGGCAGTTGGTCCGTACGTGAACCTGTTCCTGGATCAAGAAAATGTGGCAGAGCAAGTAATCGGAACCATCCTTACCCAAGGCAGCACATACGGAAGCAGCAGCATCGGTCAAGGACGCAAAGTACCAATTGACCTCTCCTCCCCGAATATCGCGAAGCCATTTTCCATGGGTCATCTGCGCTCTACTGTAATCGGAAACGCGATTGCCAACATCATGGAAAAGCAAGGCTACGAGCCAGTGCGCATCAATCACTTGGGGGACTGGGGTACGCAGTTCGGTAAATTAATCGTTGCGTATCGCCTCTGGGGTGACGAAGCAAAGGTAAAAGCAGAACCGATCAAGGAGCTGCTCAGCCTCTACGTTCGCTTCCACGAAGAAGTCGAGAACGATCCTACTCTGGAAGACCAAGGCCGTGAATGGTTCAAAAAGCTCGAGGATGGCGACGAAGAAGCACAACACCTGTGGAAATGGTTCCGTGATGAATCCCTCAAGGAATTCATGAAGATCTACGACCTGATGAACGTAGCCTTCGACTCCACCCACGGTGAAGCATTCTACAACGACAAAATGGATCGCGTTGTTACGTTGCTCGAGGAAAAAGGTCTCTTGACTGAATCCGACGGTGCGATGGTCGTGAATCTCGATGAATACAACATGCCGCCATGCCTGATCAAAAAATCAGACGGCGCTACCCTGTACGCAACGCGTGATTTGGCTGCTGCCCTCTTCCGCCACGAATCATACGATTTTGCAAAAGCACTCTATGTCGTAGGAAACGAGCAACGCCTCCACTTCCAGCAGCTCTATAAAGTGTTGGAAAAAATGGGCTATGCGTGGTCCGCAGATATGCACCACATCCCATTCGGCATGATGCTCAAGGACGGCAAGAAAATGTCCACGCGTAAAGGGAAAGTTGTTCTCTTGGAAGAAGTGTTGGCACAAGCCATTTCTGATGTCCAAAAAGTCATCGAAGAGAAAAACCCTACGCTGTCCAATAAAGAAGAAGTGGCTCGTCAAGTCGGGGTAGGCGCAGTTATTTTCCATGACTTGAAAAACTACCGCCTCAATGATGTCAACTTCTCCTGGGAAGAGATGCTGACCTTCGAAGGGGAAACGGGACCATACGTGCAATACGCACACGCGCGTGCATGCTCGCTCTTGCGCAGAGGTGGCTACCAGCCAGCAACGACGGCGAACCTGGCTTCCGGTGCGCTCGACAGCAAAGAGGCTTGGGCAGTGATTACCCTCTTGAACGCGTTCCCAGAGGTAATCGAACGTGCTGCCGATAACTTCGATCCGTCGCAAATCGGCAAGTATGTAATCGACTTGGCGCAAACGTTCAACAAGTTCTATGCGAATGTACGCATCCTGGCTGAGGAAGAAGATGTGAAAGCATCCCGTCTCCAGCTCGTAGCAGCAGTCGTTGCTGTGCTGAAGGAAGGTCTGCGTCTGCTCGGTCTGGCTGCTCCAGAAGAAATGTAA
- a CDS encoding thiolase family protein: MRDVVIVAGVRSAVGAFGKSLRDVPATELGRQVLEGLMNKVDLPKEQVNEVIFGNGYVHGGGLNAARISSQLAGFPRNVYGHIVIKACGSGLKAIGNGALAIAAGQEDVVIAGGVESMSSVPYLVKNRWGSKFGNLSMEDALLSDGLICSLTGEHMGMTAERLAVQYGISREEQDRFAYESHVRAAAAIKAGTFESEIVPIEIKDRKGTRVFAQDESVRHDIKLEELAKLKSVFQKEGTITAGSACPMNDGAAAVLMMSREKAEEAGLTPLVKIKAFASAGVEPDVMGIGPVPATQKALEKAGLTQGDIGLIELNEAFAAQALSVIKCLELDTSKVNVNGGAIALGHPVGATGAKLTVTLMNEMMRRREKYGMVTLCMAGGMGMSVIYENLTM; this comes from the coding sequence ATGAGAGACGTGGTCATTGTCGCGGGTGTGCGCAGTGCTGTGGGTGCATTTGGGAAAAGCCTGCGTGACGTACCGGCAACAGAGCTGGGGCGGCAAGTATTGGAAGGCTTGATGAATAAGGTTGATCTGCCGAAGGAACAAGTCAATGAAGTGATTTTTGGCAATGGGTACGTACATGGAGGAGGACTCAATGCTGCACGTATCAGCTCGCAGCTGGCGGGATTTCCACGCAATGTCTATGGTCACATCGTCATCAAAGCGTGTGGTTCAGGATTGAAGGCGATTGGCAACGGTGCGCTAGCCATAGCAGCAGGTCAAGAGGACGTGGTGATTGCGGGGGGAGTGGAGTCCATGAGCAGTGTTCCCTACCTCGTGAAGAACCGCTGGGGCAGCAAATTCGGCAATTTGTCCATGGAGGACGCTCTCTTGTCCGATGGCTTGATCTGCTCGCTGACGGGTGAGCATATGGGGATGACCGCAGAACGGCTGGCTGTACAGTACGGTATTTCCCGTGAGGAGCAGGATCGTTTTGCCTACGAGAGCCACGTAAGAGCAGCAGCAGCAATAAAAGCGGGCACATTCGAGAGTGAGATCGTACCGATTGAAATCAAGGATCGTAAAGGTACCCGCGTTTTTGCGCAGGATGAATCCGTGCGCCACGATATCAAGCTGGAGGAGCTCGCCAAGCTGAAAAGTGTTTTTCAAAAAGAAGGGACCATCACTGCTGGAAGTGCGTGTCCGATGAATGACGGCGCAGCCGCTGTATTGATGATGTCTCGTGAAAAGGCGGAGGAAGCGGGTTTGACTCCGCTCGTGAAAATTAAGGCTTTTGCCAGCGCAGGAGTTGAACCTGACGTGATGGGGATCGGACCAGTTCCCGCCACGCAAAAAGCACTGGAGAAAGCGGGATTGACGCAGGGTGACATTGGACTCATCGAATTGAACGAGGCATTTGCCGCCCAGGCTTTGTCTGTGATCAAATGCCTGGAGTTGGATACGAGCAAGGTGAATGTCAATGGAGGCGCGATTGCCTTGGGTCACCCTGTGGGAGCCACTGGTGCCAAACTGACTGTGACGTTGATGAACGAAATGATGCGCAGACGCGAGAAGTATGGCATGGTGACGCTATGCATGGCAGGTGGCATGGGAATGTCAGTGATTTATGAAAATTTGACGATGTAA
- a CDS encoding amino acid ABC transporter ATP-binding protein translates to MDKQREMIRVQNLKKSFGKVEVLKDVTLRVGKGEVVVLIGASGSGKSTLIRCINFLEIKDGGEIYIEGKSIDPKKDDLTKVRQKVGMVFQHFNLFPHKTVLENIMEAPLIAKKADKEETKQEALRLLQKVGLSEKADAYPSSLSGGQKQRVAIARSLAMKPEIMLFDEPTSALDPELVGEVLETMKQLAQEGMTMIIVTHEMGFAKEVADWVAFMNQGKIIEMARPQEIFNNPKEERTREFLNRVL, encoded by the coding sequence ATGGATAAGCAAAGAGAAATGATACGTGTGCAAAATTTGAAGAAAAGCTTCGGAAAAGTGGAAGTTCTCAAGGATGTTACCCTGCGAGTCGGAAAGGGCGAGGTCGTCGTCTTGATCGGTGCCAGTGGATCGGGGAAAAGCACATTGATTCGATGCATTAATTTTCTGGAGATCAAGGACGGCGGAGAGATCTATATCGAAGGAAAAAGCATCGACCCGAAGAAGGATGACTTGACCAAAGTACGGCAAAAGGTAGGCATGGTGTTCCAGCACTTCAATCTGTTTCCGCATAAAACGGTACTGGAAAACATCATGGAGGCACCGCTGATTGCGAAGAAAGCGGACAAGGAAGAAACGAAGCAGGAAGCGCTCCGGCTGCTGCAGAAGGTAGGTCTTTCTGAAAAAGCGGACGCCTACCCGTCCAGCCTCTCCGGTGGACAAAAGCAACGCGTGGCAATTGCTCGTTCATTGGCGATGAAACCGGAGATCATGCTCTTCGACGAGCCAACCTCAGCGCTTGACCCAGAGCTGGTAGGGGAAGTGCTGGAGACAATGAAGCAGCTCGCGCAAGAAGGAATGACGATGATTATCGTGACGCACGAAATGGGGTTTGCCAAGGAAGTGGCGGATTGGGTAGCGTTTATGAATCAAGGCAAGATCATCGAAATGGCAAGACCCCAAGAAATTTTCAACAACCCGAAAGAAGAGCGCACGAGAGAATTTTTAAACCGTGTACTGTAA
- a CDS encoding amino acid ABC transporter permease, with translation MPSFAHLTEEFFRTLPFFWKPLLLTFQLTVASVIVGSIIGLFVALLKVSKLPIARFVANAYIMIIRGTPLIVQIFVLYFGFYKIIDLGQFWSAALALAIHSGAYIAEIFRGAIQSIDKGQMEAGLSLGMSARQTMRRIILPQAMKRSIPPLGNQFILSLKESSLAAFIAMDELFSLARRLSAETFDEMTYFLIVALYYLVIVMAFTYVVHIMEKRLAKGEA, from the coding sequence GTGCCCAGTTTTGCCCATCTGACAGAAGAGTTTTTCCGGACATTGCCGTTTTTTTGGAAGCCGTTGCTGCTGACGTTTCAGCTGACAGTCGCTTCCGTTATCGTAGGATCAATTATCGGATTGTTTGTCGCCTTGTTAAAGGTATCCAAGCTTCCCATTGCACGTTTCGTAGCCAATGCGTACATCATGATCATTCGCGGCACGCCGCTGATCGTGCAGATTTTCGTCTTGTATTTCGGCTTTTACAAAATCATTGACCTCGGTCAATTTTGGTCGGCAGCGCTCGCTCTGGCGATTCACAGCGGAGCCTATATCGCAGAGATTTTCCGGGGCGCTATTCAGTCGATTGATAAAGGACAAATGGAGGCAGGGCTGTCTTTGGGCATGTCCGCCCGTCAGACCATGCGTCGGATTATTTTGCCGCAAGCGATGAAACGATCGATCCCGCCGCTTGGCAACCAGTTTATTTTGTCTTTGAAGGAATCGTCTCTGGCCGCTTTCATTGCCATGGATGAGTTGTTCTCACTGGCTCGCCGCTTGTCTGCGGAAACATTTGATGAAATGACGTACTTTTTGATTGTGGCGCTCTATTACTTGGTGATTGTCATGGCGTTTACGTATGTGGTCCACATCATGGAGAAGCGTCTGGCCAAAGGAGAGGCGTAA